Proteins co-encoded in one Xanthomonas campestris pv. badrii genomic window:
- a CDS encoding OFA family MFS transporter yields MTQGSTVATASGADAGLLSKERIVARPGFNRWLVPPAALAIHLCIGMAYGFSVFWLPLSKALGITESIACPADMSLFARMVATTCDWKISELQWMYTLFFVLLGCSAAIWGGWLERAGPRKAGVVSALCWCGGLVISAAGIHFHQIWMLWLGSGVIGGIGLGLGYISPVSTLIKWFPDRRGMATGMAIMGFGGGAMIGSPLADALMRHFATPTSVGVMETFLVMAALYFVFMMAGAFGYRVPPSGWTPAGWTAPVANTNAMITANHVHVKKVWGIPQFWLLWGVLCLNVSAGIGVIGMSSPMLQEVFGGRLIGVDIGFGSLDPTQLASIAAIAAGFTGLLSLFNIGGRFFWASMSDKLGRKNTYTLFFVLGICLYAAAPSAGGVGGIALFVGIFCIILSMYGGGFATIPAYLADLFGTQMVGAIHGRLLTAWATAGILGPVVVGYMREYQLAHGSPPSQVYNTTMYILAGMLVLGLICNLLVRPVAARHFMTPDELAREKQLAHEKVDRSGHAVLPPEQMARIGHGGNPALVAFAWLAVGIPMLFGIWVTLQKAFVLFH; encoded by the coding sequence ATGACGCAAGGGTCCACCGTGGCGACAGCCAGCGGCGCTGACGCCGGTCTGCTGTCCAAGGAGCGCATCGTTGCGCGTCCGGGATTCAATCGTTGGCTGGTGCCGCCGGCAGCGCTGGCGATCCATCTGTGTATCGGCATGGCCTACGGCTTCAGTGTGTTCTGGTTGCCGCTGTCCAAGGCGCTGGGAATCACCGAGTCGATCGCGTGTCCGGCCGACATGAGCCTGTTCGCGCGCATGGTGGCCACCACCTGCGACTGGAAGATCAGCGAACTGCAGTGGATGTACACGCTGTTCTTCGTGCTGCTGGGGTGCTCGGCGGCGATCTGGGGCGGCTGGCTGGAACGTGCCGGCCCGCGCAAGGCCGGCGTGGTTTCGGCGCTGTGCTGGTGCGGCGGCCTGGTGATCTCGGCAGCCGGTATCCACTTCCACCAGATCTGGATGCTGTGGCTGGGCTCGGGCGTGATCGGCGGTATCGGTCTGGGCCTGGGTTACATCTCGCCGGTGTCGACCCTGATCAAATGGTTCCCCGACCGCCGCGGCATGGCGACCGGCATGGCCATCATGGGCTTCGGTGGCGGCGCGATGATCGGCAGCCCGCTGGCCGATGCGCTGATGCGCCACTTCGCCACCCCTACCTCGGTGGGCGTGATGGAAACCTTCCTGGTGATGGCGGCGCTGTACTTCGTCTTCATGATGGCCGGCGCGTTCGGCTACCGCGTGCCGCCGAGCGGCTGGACGCCGGCCGGCTGGACCGCCCCGGTGGCCAACACCAACGCGATGATCACCGCCAACCACGTGCACGTGAAAAAGGTCTGGGGCATCCCGCAGTTCTGGTTGCTGTGGGGCGTGCTGTGCCTGAACGTCTCGGCCGGTATCGGCGTGATCGGCATGTCTTCGCCGATGCTGCAGGAAGTGTTCGGCGGCCGCCTGATCGGCGTGGACATCGGCTTCGGCAGCCTGGACCCGACCCAGTTGGCCAGCATCGCGGCCATCGCGGCCGGCTTCACCGGCCTGCTCAGCCTGTTCAACATCGGTGGCCGCTTCTTCTGGGCCAGCATGTCCGACAAGCTCGGCCGCAAGAACACCTACACGCTGTTCTTCGTGCTGGGTATCTGCCTGTATGCGGCGGCGCCGTCGGCCGGTGGCGTGGGCGGTATCGCGCTGTTCGTGGGCATCTTCTGCATCATCCTGTCGATGTACGGCGGCGGCTTCGCCACCATTCCGGCGTATCTGGCCGACCTGTTCGGGACCCAGATGGTGGGCGCCATCCACGGCCGTCTGCTGACCGCCTGGGCCACCGCCGGCATCCTCGGCCCGGTGGTCGTGGGGTACATGCGCGAGTACCAGCTGGCGCACGGCAGCCCGCCGTCACAGGTCTACAACACCACCATGTACATCCTCGCCGGCATGCTCGTGCTCGGCCTGATCTGCAATCTGCTGGTGCGCCCGGTGGCCGCGCGTCATTTCATGACGCCCGACGAACTGGCGCGCGAAAAGCAGCTGGCGCACGAAAAGGTCGACCGCAGCGGGCACGCGGTGCTGCCGCCGGAGCAGATGGCGCGCATCGGTCACGGCGGCAATCCCGCACTGGTGGCGTTTGCCTGGCTGGCAGTGGGTATCCCGATGCTGTTCGGCATCTGGGTCACGCTGCAAAAAGCCTTCGTGCTGTTCCATTGA
- a CDS encoding aspartate aminotransferase family protein codes for MHDHPSHESAHALRAPPQLDAFWMPFTANRQFKARPRLLASAAGMYYRDVDGRQILDGTAGLWCCNAGHGRERIVAAIRDQAGTLDFAPTFQMGSPLPFVLAQRLAAIAPPGLEHVFFTNSGSEAVDSAMKIVLAYHRLRGQGQRTRFIGREKAYHGVGFGGMSIGGLPNNRKWFGPLLAGTDHLRHTLDLQRNAYSRGLPAHGAELADDLERLITLHDASTIAAVFVEPVSGSAGVILPPQGYLQRLRDICDRHGIVLVFDEVITGFGRVGEAFAAQRFGVTPDIITAAKGLTSGTVPMGAVLVSTAIHDAFMHGPEAAIDLFHGYTYSGHPLACAAALATLDTYAEEGLFQRAITLGPHWEQALHGLRGLPHVIDIRNIGLIGAIELAPRNGAPGARGYAAFERCFHEGGLLVRVTGDVIALSPPLIVTEEQIGQMVQTLAGILRTLE; via the coding sequence ATGCACGACCACCCTTCGCACGAGAGCGCCCATGCGTTGCGGGCGCCGCCGCAGCTGGACGCGTTCTGGATGCCGTTCACTGCCAACCGCCAGTTCAAGGCGCGCCCTCGCCTGCTGGCCTCCGCGGCCGGCATGTATTACCGGGATGTCGACGGCCGCCAGATCCTGGACGGCACCGCCGGACTGTGGTGCTGCAATGCCGGGCATGGCCGCGAGCGCATCGTGGCGGCGATCCGCGACCAGGCCGGCACGCTGGATTTCGCGCCCACCTTCCAGATGGGCTCACCGCTGCCGTTCGTGCTGGCGCAGCGGCTGGCGGCGATCGCCCCGCCGGGGCTGGAGCATGTGTTCTTCACCAACTCCGGGTCGGAGGCGGTGGATAGCGCGATGAAGATCGTGCTGGCCTATCACCGGCTGCGTGGCCAGGGCCAGCGCACCCGCTTCATCGGCCGCGAGAAGGCCTATCACGGTGTCGGGTTCGGCGGCATGTCGATCGGCGGGCTGCCCAACAACCGCAAGTGGTTCGGCCCGCTGCTGGCCGGCACCGACCATCTGCGCCACACCCTGGACCTGCAGCGCAACGCCTATTCGCGCGGGCTGCCGGCGCATGGCGCGGAGCTGGCCGACGACCTGGAGCGGCTGATCACCCTGCACGACGCCTCCACCATTGCCGCGGTGTTCGTCGAGCCGGTGTCCGGCTCGGCCGGGGTGATCCTGCCGCCGCAAGGCTACCTGCAACGGCTGCGCGACATCTGCGACCGCCACGGCATCGTGCTGGTGTTCGACGAGGTGATCACCGGCTTCGGTCGGGTCGGCGAGGCATTTGCGGCGCAGCGCTTCGGCGTCACCCCGGACATCATCACCGCCGCCAAGGGGCTGACCAGCGGCACCGTGCCGATGGGCGCGGTGCTGGTGAGCACCGCCATCCACGATGCCTTCATGCACGGGCCGGAGGCGGCGATCGACCTGTTCCACGGCTATACCTACTCCGGGCATCCGCTGGCCTGCGCGGCGGCATTGGCCACCCTGGACACCTATGCCGAAGAAGGCCTGTTCCAGCGCGCGATCACGCTCGGCCCGCACTGGGAACAGGCGCTGCACGGCCTGCGCGGGCTGCCGCATGTGATCGACATCCGCAACATCGGCCTGATCGGCGCGATCGAGCTGGCGCCACGCAACGGTGCGCCGGGGGCACGTGGCTATGCCGCGTTCGAGCGCTGCTTCCACGAAGGCGGCCTGCTGGTGCGGGTCACCGGCGATGTCATCGCGCTGTCGCCGCCGCTGATCGTGACCGAGGAGCAGATCGGGCAGATGGTCCAGACCCTGGCCGGGATCCTGCGCACGCTGGAGTGA
- a CDS encoding plasmid replication/partition related protein translates to MNIVVKEELKAYIDPLTPDEHEALERSLLAEGCRDALVLWGEVLVDGHNRYGICQKHGLPFQTVQNPRFTSMQDVHLWMIEQHLGRRSVSDFQRGVLALRKREILAARQRTQREADAAAEAPVLADTQAQTDGDDSTVRDTPAAQAGEDTDSPPWEDTSTPVSRAELAREARLSSNQVVMIERIHKQAAPEVVQAVKAGEISISAAAAVATLSEDEQRAAAQAGKAELKQAAKRVRDAKRKPKSDEADGGEAERRDLKALQRRVTELENENAALQSKVAALQAQLERLRG, encoded by the coding sequence ATGAACATCGTTGTCAAAGAAGAACTCAAGGCCTATATCGACCCGCTGACGCCCGACGAGCACGAGGCGCTGGAGCGCAGCCTGCTGGCCGAAGGCTGCCGCGACGCGCTGGTGCTGTGGGGGGAGGTGCTGGTGGACGGCCACAACCGCTATGGCATCTGCCAGAAGCACGGGCTGCCGTTCCAGACCGTGCAGAACCCGCGTTTTACCTCGATGCAGGACGTGCACCTGTGGATGATCGAGCAGCACCTGGGCCGGCGCAGCGTCTCCGACTTCCAACGCGGCGTGCTGGCACTGCGCAAGCGCGAGATCCTGGCCGCACGCCAGCGGACACAGCGCGAGGCCGACGCCGCCGCCGAGGCGCCGGTGCTGGCCGATACGCAGGCACAAACCGACGGTGACGACAGCACAGTACGCGACACCCCTGCCGCGCAGGCTGGCGAGGACACCGACAGCCCACCGTGGGAAGACACCTCCACCCCGGTCAGCCGCGCCGAGCTGGCACGCGAGGCACGCCTGAGCAGCAACCAGGTGGTCATGATCGAACGCATCCACAAGCAGGCCGCCCCGGAAGTGGTGCAGGCGGTGAAAGCAGGCGAGATCTCGATCAGCGCCGCCGCTGCGGTGGCCACCCTGTCCGAAGACGAACAGCGCGCCGCCGCGCAGGCCGGCAAGGCCGAGCTCAAGCAGGCCGCCAAGCGCGTGCGCGATGCCAAGCGCAAGCCCAAGTCCGACGAGGCTGACGGTGGCGAGGCCGAACGCCGCGACCTCAAGGCCTTGCAGCGCCGCGTCACCGAACTGGAGAACGAGAACGCCGCCCTGCAGTCCAAGGTGGCCGCGCTGCAGGCGCAGCTGGAGCGTCTGCGCGGCTGA
- a CDS encoding DUF445 domain-containing protein, with protein sequence MDPRVSSSRPVDPRRAQLQRMKLLAVALLLAMFAGFVVSHLMGEHGIWAWVSAFCEAATVGALADWFAVVALFRHPMGLPIPHTAILPRGKERLADGLAVFVRDQFLAPDALMDKLRVFDPASRLGEWLAKPEQSHMLAQMARGWMLQALELLDEAAVRRAIQRFVVDRLRTWNAAATVGDVMALLTTDGRHQKLLDEVLLRLGEWLDQEQVKTRASALIVRYARREWPKLVGTVNWVKPIEEIGDSLADRMARAAIEELQDILTTPEHPIRRDYETWLQGYIARLRDEPDMAERVEALKQRVIDHPALQDYVQGLWGEIRTALRNDLAGEDSSMAAHLERSMQSLGKALSQDPSLREALNQHMLQAADKLTARLRASVTDHIASTMKSWDERHLVEQLELGVGRDLQYIRFNGTLVGGLIGLALHALSIWLSF encoded by the coding sequence ATGGACCCACGCGTTAGCAGTTCCCGCCCCGTCGATCCCCGCCGCGCCCAGTTGCAGCGCATGAAATTGCTGGCCGTGGCCTTGCTGCTGGCCATGTTCGCCGGCTTCGTGGTCAGCCACCTGATGGGCGAGCACGGCATCTGGGCCTGGGTCTCGGCCTTCTGCGAAGCGGCCACGGTCGGTGCATTGGCCGACTGGTTCGCGGTGGTGGCCTTGTTCCGCCATCCGATGGGTCTGCCGATCCCGCACACGGCCATCCTGCCGCGCGGCAAGGAGCGGCTGGCCGACGGTCTGGCGGTGTTCGTGCGCGACCAGTTCCTGGCGCCGGATGCGTTGATGGACAAGCTGCGCGTCTTCGACCCGGCCAGCCGGCTCGGCGAATGGCTGGCCAAGCCCGAGCAGTCGCACATGCTGGCGCAGATGGCGCGCGGCTGGATGTTGCAGGCACTGGAGCTGCTGGACGAGGCCGCGGTGCGGCGTGCAATCCAGCGCTTCGTGGTGGACCGCCTGCGCACGTGGAATGCGGCCGCCACCGTGGGCGATGTCATGGCCTTGCTCACCACCGATGGGCGCCACCAGAAACTGCTGGACGAAGTGCTGCTGCGGCTGGGCGAGTGGCTGGACCAGGAACAGGTCAAGACCCGCGCCTCGGCGCTGATCGTGCGCTACGCCCGGCGCGAATGGCCCAAGCTGGTCGGCACGGTAAACTGGGTCAAGCCGATCGAAGAGATCGGCGACTCGCTGGCCGACCGCATGGCGCGTGCGGCGATCGAAGAATTGCAGGACATCCTCACCACCCCCGAGCATCCAATCAGGCGCGACTATGAAACCTGGTTGCAGGGTTACATCGCGCGGCTGCGCGATGAGCCGGACATGGCCGAACGCGTGGAAGCGCTTAAGCAGCGCGTGATCGACCACCCGGCATTGCAGGACTACGTGCAGGGCCTGTGGGGCGAAATCCGCACGGCACTACGCAACGACCTGGCAGGCGAAGACTCGTCGATGGCCGCGCACCTGGAGCGCTCCATGCAATCGCTCGGCAAGGCGCTGTCGCAGGACCCGTCATTGCGCGAGGCACTCAACCAGCACATGCTGCAGGCGGCGGACAAACTCACCGCGCGTCTGCGTGCATCGGTTACCGACCATATTGCCTCGACGATGAAAAGTTGGGACGAACGTCACCTCGTCGAACAATTGGAATTGGGTGTGGGACGCGATCTGCAATACATTCGCTTCAACGGCACCCTGGTTGGCGGGCTGATCGGTCTTGCCCTTCACGCATTATCGATCTGGCTATCGTTCTGA
- a CDS encoding CHASE domain-containing hybrid sensor histidine kinase/response regulator gives MPNGRWNLRRKYGRRAFICAALILVAGVIAAIVSGVWLQRHNELERDQRFQYVVRTLARNISERMYTFEHGLRGARGAVIGAGSEVISRERFTLYSRSRDYSREFPGVLGYGYIHRVAPADEARFLEAARADGAPDIHRRPLAPWDGERYIVLYFEPESSGNRPIGLDIASEPRRRAAALQAARSGEPIMTSPVSLSGYRVPSESGFLVLLPVYREGMPLQTPQQRMAATNGWVYAPFSVEQMVRSALGERDDVALDLSDRNEPTHNFYRSGTPASDSARRRPVVQLLPIYGRTWIITAHPTASFVASLNQTPPWLVGGLVLATSALLAALLGLYFSNGLRREEVLRKQMELAALVSHSSEAIVAETPDGRITHWNPAAEAMFGYAADEAIGQDLSMLLSPQPYAIPEIDQPEQAHPVNASAALSVRHRDGHQVHVLASKAPIIDADETLSGHSHFFRDISERVRSHQRIVDLNASLEHQVAERTSELVKFSVLQRAILAHAGYAIIATDSSGFVTLFNPAAEKMLGYAAAEVIGRRKASQFVEPEQLHERAHLLSEQTGTPVAPTLEAVAALTSLGRSDTSEWTYVSHDGRRLPVLLTLSTLRDDNDQVIGYLGVAVDLTEQKLHEKQLRLAMDAAKSANQSKSDFLANMSHEIRTPMNAILGMLYLLQRSELPGAAQDMVTKIDRSARSLLEIINDILDFSKIEAGRIDLERAPFDLNQLFDNIADLMRSSLSAKPVEMIVEPLPRDSRWLLGDALRINQVLVNLVGNAIKFTEQGEVVLSVRRFPSGDPNKVKLLFSVRDTGIGISKEKQSLIFSPFLQADTSTSRRYGGSGLGLTISRRLIELMGGELEVESVPGRGSEFYFVVTLEKTDPPAAQSDAPLPPPETMPRVLIADDHDAALNNLVRIATELGWRVDAVASGQAALAAIEQAAEPYDIFLLDWRMPDIDGVAIARQIRARAVPGPHPVIVMVTAYERRLLEQHPEQQDLDAVMTKPVTSVALHRLVEQLADARPGARPAAPTFVARRLEGANLLLVDDSEINCEVAQRILEGEGAMVTVAHDGEQAVNVLKRAPELFQLVLMDVQMPVVDGYEATRRLRQIPALASLPVIALTAGAFRPQQEKALEAGMNGFIAKPFNVEELVTAIRHFMHPGMRRIPSLPHETDSSDGPEWQHSDPELLDAARARSLWREREPYARYLRKLLRENPDPAGVAAEHLRNNELSAIGAMAHKLRGAAGSLALPALTGAAGDLETRIEDGHDITAALTALQDIMQRTAAAIGAFLQHDDAAAGSDDDETALDADSVQILEAAFASADADKIDHALLICAPRLARTLQEELQRAVEDFDFRRAEATLRDWQATHPR, from the coding sequence ATGCCGAACGGCCGTTGGAATCTGCGCAGGAAATATGGGCGCCGTGCCTTTATCTGTGCAGCATTGATTCTTGTCGCCGGAGTGATCGCCGCCATCGTGTCGGGAGTCTGGCTGCAACGGCATAACGAACTGGAGCGCGACCAGCGATTCCAATACGTGGTGCGCACCCTGGCGCGCAATATCAGCGAGCGCATGTATACCTTCGAACACGGCCTGCGCGGCGCACGCGGCGCGGTGATCGGTGCCGGCAGCGAGGTCATCAGTCGGGAACGTTTCACCTTGTACAGCCGCTCGCGGGATTATTCGCGCGAGTTTCCCGGCGTGCTGGGCTACGGCTATATCCATCGCGTGGCGCCTGCCGACGAAGCGCGGTTCCTGGAAGCCGCACGTGCCGACGGTGCGCCGGACATCCATCGCCGCCCGCTGGCACCGTGGGATGGCGAGCGCTACATCGTGCTGTATTTCGAACCGGAGTCGTCCGGCAACCGGCCAATCGGCCTGGACATCGCCTCCGAACCGCGCCGACGTGCGGCGGCCCTGCAAGCCGCACGCAGCGGCGAACCCATCATGACCTCACCGGTCTCGCTGTCGGGCTACCGCGTGCCCAGCGAAAGCGGCTTTCTGGTGCTGCTGCCGGTCTATCGCGAAGGCATGCCGTTGCAGACCCCGCAACAACGCATGGCGGCGACCAATGGCTGGGTGTATGCGCCCTTCAGCGTCGAGCAGATGGTGCGCAGCGCACTGGGCGAGCGCGACGACGTGGCGCTGGACCTGTCCGATCGCAACGAGCCCACCCACAACTTCTACCGCAGCGGCACGCCCGCCAGCGACAGCGCGCGGCGGCGACCGGTGGTGCAGCTGCTGCCCATCTACGGCCGCACCTGGATCATCACTGCCCATCCCACCGCCAGCTTCGTCGCATCGCTCAACCAGACCCCGCCATGGCTGGTCGGTGGTTTGGTACTGGCGACCTCGGCGCTGCTGGCTGCATTGCTGGGGCTGTACTTCAGCAACGGCTTGCGCCGCGAGGAAGTGCTGCGCAAGCAGATGGAACTGGCAGCCCTGGTCAGCCATTCCAGCGAAGCCATCGTGGCCGAAACGCCGGATGGCCGCATCACCCACTGGAATCCGGCCGCCGAGGCGATGTTCGGCTATGCCGCGGACGAGGCGATCGGCCAGGACCTGAGCATGCTGCTGTCGCCGCAACCGTATGCGATACCGGAGATCGACCAGCCCGAGCAGGCGCATCCGGTCAACGCGTCTGCGGCGCTGAGCGTGCGCCACCGCGACGGGCATCAGGTGCACGTGCTGGCCAGCAAGGCGCCGATCATCGATGCGGACGAAACGCTCAGCGGCCACTCGCACTTCTTCCGCGACATCTCCGAGCGGGTGCGCTCGCACCAGCGCATCGTCGATCTCAACGCCTCGCTCGAACACCAGGTGGCCGAACGCACCAGCGAGCTGGTGAAGTTCTCGGTGCTGCAACGCGCGATCCTGGCGCATGCCGGCTACGCCATCATCGCCACCGATTCCAGCGGCTTCGTCACGCTGTTCAACCCCGCTGCAGAAAAAATGCTGGGCTACGCCGCCGCCGAGGTGATCGGCCGGCGCAAGGCCAGCCAGTTCGTCGAGCCGGAACAACTGCACGAACGCGCGCACCTGCTGTCCGAACAGACCGGCACGCCGGTGGCGCCGACACTGGAAGCGGTGGCCGCACTGACCAGCCTGGGCCGTAGCGATACCAGCGAGTGGACCTATGTCAGCCACGATGGTCGCCGCCTGCCGGTGCTGCTGACGCTGAGCACCCTGCGCGACGACAACGATCAGGTGATCGGCTATCTCGGCGTGGCCGTGGATCTCACCGAGCAGAAGCTGCACGAGAAGCAGCTGCGGCTGGCGATGGATGCGGCCAAGAGCGCCAACCAGTCCAAGTCCGATTTCCTGGCCAATATGAGCCATGAAATCCGCACCCCGATGAATGCCATCCTCGGCATGCTGTACCTGCTTCAACGCAGCGAGCTTCCCGGCGCCGCCCAGGACATGGTCACCAAGATCGACCGCTCGGCGCGCAGCCTGCTGGAGATCATCAACGACATCCTTGACTTCTCCAAGATCGAGGCCGGGCGCATCGACCTGGAGCGTGCGCCATTCGACCTCAACCAGCTGTTCGACAACATCGCCGACCTGATGCGCTCCTCGCTCAGCGCCAAACCGGTGGAGATGATCGTCGAGCCGTTGCCGCGCGACAGCCGCTGGCTGCTGGGCGATGCGCTGCGCATCAACCAGGTACTGGTCAACCTGGTCGGCAACGCGATCAAGTTCACCGAACAGGGCGAAGTGGTGCTGTCGGTGCGGCGCTTCCCCAGCGGCGACCCGAACAAGGTCAAGCTGCTGTTCTCGGTGCGCGACACCGGCATCGGCATTTCCAAGGAAAAGCAGAGCCTGATCTTTTCCCCGTTCCTGCAGGCCGATACCTCCACCAGCCGCCGCTACGGCGGCAGCGGCCTGGGCCTGACCATCAGCCGGCGGCTGATCGAACTGATGGGCGGCGAGCTGGAAGTGGAGAGCGTGCCCGGCCGTGGCAGCGAGTTCTATTTCGTGGTGACGCTGGAAAAAACCGACCCGCCGGCCGCGCAGAGCGATGCGCCGCTGCCGCCGCCGGAGACGATGCCGCGCGTGCTGATCGCCGACGACCACGATGCCGCACTCAACAACCTGGTGCGCATCGCCACCGAGCTTGGCTGGCGGGTGGATGCGGTGGCCAGCGGCCAGGCCGCACTGGCCGCGATCGAACAGGCCGCCGAGCCCTACGACATCTTCCTGCTCGACTGGCGCATGCCCGACATCGACGGCGTGGCCATTGCGCGCCAGATCCGCGCGCGCGCCGTCCCCGGCCCGCATCCGGTGATCGTGATGGTCACCGCCTACGAACGCCGCCTGCTGGAGCAGCATCCCGAACAGCAGGACCTGGATGCGGTGATGACCAAGCCGGTGACCAGCGTGGCACTGCATCGCCTGGTGGAACAGCTGGCCGACGCGCGCCCCGGCGCACGCCCCGCTGCGCCCACCTTCGTGGCGCGGCGACTGGAAGGCGCGAACCTGCTGCTGGTGGACGACAGCGAAATCAATTGCGAGGTGGCGCAGCGCATTCTCGAAGGCGAAGGCGCCATGGTGACCGTCGCCCACGATGGCGAGCAGGCGGTCAACGTGCTCAAGCGTGCGCCGGAGCTGTTCCAGCTGGTGCTGATGGACGTGCAGATGCCGGTGGTGGACGGTTACGAAGCCACCCGCCGGCTGCGCCAGATCCCGGCCCTGGCCAGCCTGCCAGTGATTGCCCTCACTGCCGGCGCCTTCCGCCCGCAACAGGAAAAAGCCCTGGAAGCCGGCATGAACGGTTTTATCGCCAAGCCGTTCAACGTGGAGGAGCTGGTCACCGCGATCCGGCATTTCATGCACCCGGGGATGCGCCGCATCCCGTCGCTGCCGCACGAGACCGACAGCAGCGACGGCCCGGAATGGCAGCACAGCGACCCGGAACTGCTGGACGCGGCGCGCGCGCGCAGCCTGTGGCGCGAGCGCGAGCCGTATGCACGCTATCTGCGCAAGCTGCTGCGCGAAAACCCCGACCCTGCCGGCGTGGCGGCCGAGCATCTGCGCAATAACGAGCTGTCGGCGATCGGCGCCATGGCGCACAAGCTGCGTGGCGCGGCCGGATCGCTGGCGCTACCGGCCCTGACCGGCGCCGCGGGCGATCTGGAGACACGGATCGAGGACGGCCATGACATCACCGCCGCGCTGACCGCGCTGCAGGACATCATGCAGCGCACGGCTGCTGCGATTGGCGCCTTTCTGCAGCACGACGATGCTGCGGCCGGCAGCGACGACGACGAGACCGCGCTCGACGCGGACAGCGTGCAGATCCTGGAAGCGGCCTTCGCCAGCGCCGATGCCGACAAGATCGACCATGCCCTGTTGATCTGCGCCCCTCGCCTGGCGCGCACGCTGCAGGAAGAACTGCAACGGGCGGTGGAGGATTTCGATTTCCGCCGCGCCGAAGCCACCCTGCGCGACTGGCAGGCCACCCACCCACGTTGA
- a CDS encoding HD-GYP domain-containing protein, whose translation MPSRPLLCVDDESSNLATLRQLLRDDFPLVFAKSGGEALEAVSRHCPALILLDVELPDMDGYAVARTLKQQPSSSAIPILFVTSRNSAHDERAGLEAGAADYVSKPYSPALLKARIGTQLKLAESARLAQQYRDAIHLLGTAGQGQDVDTGAHIWRMAAYARVLAEAAGWSPQQAQLLQDAAPLHDAGKIAVPGSILHKPDALDEHERSVVRQHPQAGHDLLRHGRGPVFQLAADIALHHHECWDGSGYPNGLAGDAIPEAARLVAVADVFDALCGRRAYKAPWTVEDAMRKLESMSGKQLEPRLVQHFREALPQILQIKDAWDSPTPQR comes from the coding sequence ATGCCGTCCCGCCCCCTGCTCTGTGTCGACGACGAGTCCAGCAACCTGGCGACGCTGCGCCAGTTGTTGCGCGACGACTTTCCGCTGGTATTCGCCAAATCCGGTGGCGAAGCGCTGGAGGCGGTGAGCCGGCATTGCCCGGCGTTGATCCTGCTGGACGTGGAATTGCCGGACATGGACGGCTATGCGGTGGCACGCACGCTCAAGCAACAGCCCTCCAGCAGCGCCATCCCCATCCTGTTCGTCACCTCGCGCAACAGCGCGCACGACGAACGCGCCGGGCTGGAGGCGGGCGCCGCCGATTACGTCAGCAAGCCCTACTCGCCCGCGCTGCTCAAGGCCCGCATCGGCACGCAGCTCAAACTGGCCGAAAGCGCGCGCCTGGCCCAGCAATACCGCGATGCCATCCATCTGCTGGGCACCGCCGGCCAGGGCCAGGACGTGGACACCGGCGCGCACATCTGGCGCATGGCCGCGTACGCCCGCGTGCTGGCCGAAGCGGCAGGCTGGTCGCCGCAGCAGGCGCAGCTGTTGCAGGACGCCGCGCCCTTGCACGACGCCGGCAAGATCGCGGTGCCCGGCAGCATCCTGCACAAGCCCGATGCGCTGGACGAGCACGAGCGCTCGGTGGTGCGGCAACACCCGCAGGCCGGCCACGACCTGCTGCGCCACGGCCGCGGGCCGGTATTCCAGCTGGCGGCCGACATCGCCCTGCATCATCACGAATGCTGGGATGGCAGCGGCTACCCCAACGGCCTGGCCGGCGACGCCATTCCCGAGGCCGCACGCCTGGTGGCGGTGGCGGATGTGTTCGACGCGCTGTGCGGGCGGCGCGCCTACAAGGCGCCGTGGACGGTGGAAGACGCCATGCGCAAGCTGGAAAGCATGTCCGGCAAGCAGCTGGAACCACGCCTGGTGCAGCATTTCCGCGAAGCGCTGCCGCAGATCCTGCAGATCAAGGACGCCTGGGACAGCCCGACGCCACAGCGCTGA